In Bradyrhizobium lablabi, one DNA window encodes the following:
- a CDS encoding GAF domain-containing protein — protein sequence MSISLHPDTPQGRTLEGRTLAASPVAEAAPEARPQATKIRSRLFIKYVALFVAVVGVALLSNGIFEVFFYYREHKAALIRIQHEQAEAAAAKIGQFIKEIESQLGWTTQLPWSAGSIEQRRFDALRLLRQVPAITELAQVDSTGKERLRVSRLAMDVVDSGLDLSRDPKFTEAVAHKVYYGPVYFRRESEPYMTLSLAGTRKDAGVSIAEVNLKLIWDVVSQIKVGERGHAYVVGAGGRLIAHPDISLVLRNTDMSKLLQVQAAQAGNPGADLESLQGAKNIQGQEVLTASAPIAPLGWTMFVELPVEEAYASLYLALQRLAIVLAGASIFAVLAGIFLARRMVGPIQALRAGAARIGGGDFAQRISIRTGDELEGLADQFNDMGARLQESYADLEKKVESRTAELSESLEQQTATSEVLQVISSSPGELEPVFQKMLENATRVCGANFGTMNLWDGDRLNVVANYNLPPAFAASRERTSIRPHPESGQAAVVRTHQVVQIHDLRSSPAYLAGDRVVVGMADIASARTIVIVPMVKEDELIGTIAIYRQEVRPFTDKQIALVENFTKQAVIAIENTRLLKELRQRTDDLSESLQQQTATADVLKVISRSAFDLKSVLTTLTESAKSLCGASLGIITLRDGEVMRLRAESGCTPAFVDFMETHPIRPGRETITGRVFMDGKPVHVADVQRDPEYNFGNAPTIGAYRAVLAVPLMRDGAVEGVLLLGRPGPGPFSQRQIDLVQTFADQAVIAIENVRLFEQVQERTKELSLSLEDLRTAQDRLVQTEKLASLGQLTAGIAHEIKNPLNFVNNFSAVSGELIDELNEVLTSAALDKKTREEIDELTHMLKGNLDKVVQHGKRADSIVKNMLLHSREGSGEHRPADINAIVEESLNLAYHGARAERSGFNITLKRDLDPAAGMIDLYPQEITRVFLNLISNGFYAATKRKERGEEGFEPTLSATTKSLGNAVEIRIRDNGTGIPSEVKEKMFNPFFTTKPAGEGTGLGLSMSHDIVVKQHGGKIDVDTKPGVFTEFIITLPRTAAAEMQSGGKN from the coding sequence ATGAGCATTTCCCTCCACCCGGACACGCCCCAAGGTCGAACGTTAGAAGGCCGCACGCTGGCCGCTTCGCCTGTGGCGGAAGCGGCGCCGGAGGCGAGGCCGCAGGCGACGAAGATCCGCAGCCGGCTGTTCATCAAATACGTCGCTTTGTTCGTCGCCGTGGTCGGCGTGGCGCTGCTATCCAACGGGATTTTTGAGGTTTTCTTCTATTATCGCGAGCACAAGGCGGCGCTGATCAGGATTCAGCACGAGCAGGCGGAGGCTGCGGCAGCCAAGATCGGCCAGTTCATCAAGGAGATCGAAAGCCAGCTCGGCTGGACCACCCAACTGCCGTGGTCTGCGGGCTCGATCGAGCAGCGCCGGTTCGACGCCCTGCGGCTGTTGCGGCAGGTGCCGGCGATCACGGAGCTGGCGCAGGTCGATTCGACCGGCAAGGAGCGCCTGAGGGTTTCGCGCCTCGCCATGGACGTGGTCGATTCAGGGCTCGATCTCTCCCGGGACCCAAAATTCACCGAAGCCGTCGCCCACAAGGTCTATTACGGGCCGGTGTATTTCCGCCGGGAGTCCGAGCCCTATATGACGCTGTCGCTGGCCGGCACCCGCAAGGACGCCGGCGTCAGCATCGCCGAGGTCAATCTGAAGCTGATCTGGGACGTGGTCTCGCAGATCAAGGTCGGTGAACGCGGCCACGCCTATGTCGTCGGCGCGGGAGGCCGCCTGATCGCGCATCCCGACATCAGCCTGGTGCTGCGCAACACCGACATGTCGAAGCTGTTGCAGGTGCAGGCAGCCCAAGCCGGAAATCCTGGCGCCGACCTCGAATCGTTGCAGGGCGCGAAGAACATCCAGGGGCAGGAAGTGCTGACGGCGTCGGCGCCGATCGCGCCGCTGGGCTGGACCATGTTCGTCGAACTGCCGGTGGAGGAAGCCTACGCATCGCTGTATCTGGCGCTGCAGCGCCTCGCCATTGTGCTCGCGGGCGCGTCGATCTTCGCGGTGCTGGCGGGGATATTTTTGGCCCGGCGCATGGTCGGACCGATCCAGGCGCTGCGCGCGGGTGCCGCGCGCATCGGCGGCGGCGATTTCGCCCAGCGCATCTCGATTCGGACCGGCGACGAGCTCGAAGGCCTCGCCGACCAGTTCAACGACATGGGCGCGCGGCTGCAGGAATCCTATGCGGATTTGGAGAAGAAGGTCGAATCGCGAACCGCTGAATTGAGCGAGTCGCTGGAACAGCAGACCGCGACCTCGGAGGTGTTGCAGGTCATCAGTTCATCTCCGGGCGAACTTGAGCCGGTGTTCCAGAAAATGCTGGAGAACGCCACGCGTGTCTGTGGGGCGAATTTCGGTACGATGAATCTGTGGGATGGGGACCGTCTCAATGTCGTCGCGAATTACAACCTGCCGCCTGCGTTCGCGGCTTCGCGGGAGCGCACATCGATCCGGCCTCATCCGGAAAGCGGTCAAGCCGCCGTCGTCAGGACCCATCAGGTTGTACAAATTCATGATCTGCGTAGCAGTCCGGCTTACTTGGCCGGTGACCGCGTCGTTGTCGGAATGGCCGATATCGCCAGTGCTCGTACCATCGTCATCGTGCCGATGGTGAAGGAAGACGAACTGATTGGCACCATCGCGATCTATCGGCAGGAGGTCCGGCCGTTCACCGACAAGCAGATCGCGCTGGTCGAGAATTTCACCAAGCAAGCCGTCATCGCCATCGAGAACACCCGGCTGTTGAAGGAACTGCGCCAGCGCACCGACGATCTGAGCGAATCGCTGCAACAGCAGACCGCGACCGCCGATGTGCTCAAAGTCATCAGCCGCTCGGCCTTCGACCTGAAATCGGTGCTGACGACCCTGACCGAATCCGCAAAGTCGCTATGCGGCGCATCGCTTGGCATCATTACCCTCCGCGACGGCGAGGTGATGCGGCTGCGGGCCGAATCGGGCTGCACGCCGGCCTTTGTCGATTTCATGGAAACCCACCCGATCAGGCCTGGTCGTGAGACGATCACCGGCCGGGTCTTTATGGACGGCAAGCCTGTCCACGTCGCGGACGTGCAACGCGACCCCGAATATAATTTCGGCAATGCTCCAACGATCGGCGCCTACAGGGCAGTGCTCGCGGTGCCGCTGATGCGCGACGGCGCGGTCGAAGGCGTGCTGTTGCTCGGAAGGCCGGGGCCCGGACCGTTCAGCCAGCGCCAGATTGATCTCGTGCAGACCTTTGCCGACCAGGCTGTCATTGCCATCGAGAACGTGCGTTTGTTCGAACAGGTACAGGAGCGCACCAAGGAGCTTTCGCTCTCGCTCGAAGACCTTCGCACCGCGCAGGACCGCCTGGTGCAGACCGAAAAACTTGCTTCCCTCGGCCAGCTCACCGCCGGAATCGCGCATGAAATCAAGAACCCGCTCAATTTCGTCAATAATTTCTCGGCGGTGTCGGGGGAATTGATCGACGAGTTGAACGAGGTGCTGACGTCAGCCGCGCTCGACAAGAAGACGCGGGAGGAGATCGACGAGCTCACCCATATGCTGAAAGGCAATCTCGACAAGGTGGTGCAGCACGGCAAGCGCGCCGATTCGATCGTGAAGAACATGCTGCTGCATTCGCGCGAAGGGTCGGGCGAACATCGCCCCGCCGATATCAACGCGATCGTCGAGGAAAGCCTCAACCTCGCCTATCACGGCGCGCGCGCGGAACGATCCGGCTTCAATATCACGCTCAAGCGCGACCTCGATCCCGCGGCCGGCATGATCGACCTTTATCCGCAGGAAATCACGCGGGTCTTCCTCAATCTCATTTCGAACGGGTTTTATGCCGCCACCAAGCGCAAGGAGAGGGGCGAAGAAGGCTTTGAGCCGACGCTGAGCGCGACCACCAAAAGCCTCGGCAATGCGGTCGAGATCCGGATCCGCGACAACGGCACCGGTATCCCCTCGGAAGTAAAGGAGAAAATGTTCAATCCCTTCTTCACCACCAAGCCTGCGGGCGAGGGCACCGGGCTTGGCCTGTCGATGAGCCACGACATCGTGGTGAAACAACATGGCGGCAAGATCGACGTCGATACCAAGCCTGGCGTATTTACCGAATTCATTATTACGCTGCCGCGGACAGCGGCGGCCGAAATGCAGTCTGGAGGCAAAAATTGA
- a CDS encoding MexW/MexI family multidrug efflux RND transporter permease subunit yields the protein MVWTDIFIKRPVLAVVVSLLILLIGLRAATSLGIRQYPKLSNTVVNVTTSYPGASADLIQGFITTPIEQAVASAEGVDYMTSSSVLGTSTIQVYIKLNFDPNQALTEVLAKVNSVKYLIPKESNDPVVTKTTGQTTAVMYLGFSSEVLSGSAISDYLTRVVQPVLSTVDGVASADILGGQTFAMRLWLDPVRMAGRNVSPSDVNAAIVANNFQAAAGQAKGFFIVSNVTANSDLQNVEQFKRMIVKSKDGGFVRMEDIATVELAAQSTDASVAFNGEHAIFIGVQATPQGNPLTLVKGVRALFPEMERNLPPSMKMKVAYDSTKFIQSSIDEVEKTLGEAIIIVVVVIFLFLASFRSVIIPVVTIPLSLIGVCTLMLMAGFSFNLLTLLAMVLAIGLVVDDAIVVVENIHRHLEEGKPPVQAAMQGAREIVGPVISMTITLAAVYAPIGFLGGLTGSLFREFAFTLAGSVIVSGVIALTLSPMMCSVFLKSAEEGRFARIVNKVFGAMTRWYGRQLDRSLDYRPITGLFALTILGLVGFLYMHTSKELAPEEDQGIVFSVTKAPKYANIDYIDYYGEKLDKTFAGFPETDLRFVLNGINGPQNGIAGMLLKPWDERKRSSIALKPLVQAQISKIEGVNAFAFNLPPLPGGPGGLPVQMVISSTNGFQSVFEQMVKLKDAARKSGLFIVSDSDLDFNQPVVRVKIDRSKASDLGITMQNIGASLATLLGGNYVNRFNLEGRSYQVIPQVPRDKRLSPEALGGYYVPTSSGEQMPLSTVVSIETGTDPNALTHYNQLNSATFQAVPMPGVTVGTAVDFLESQAKNLPAGFSHDYLADSRQYVQEGNQLAITFAFALIIIFLVLAAQFESLRDPLVIMISVPMAIVGALIPLFFGAATMNIYTQVGLLTLVGLISKHGILMVEFANELQLNEGLDRRSAIEMAARVRLRPILMTTAAMVTGLLPLLTATGAGAASRFSIGLVVVAGMSIGTLFTLFVLPAVYVSIATDHRAAAESERAKEIAEFDLGTKALKPT from the coding sequence ATGGTCTGGACCGACATTTTCATCAAGCGACCCGTGTTGGCGGTGGTCGTCAGTCTATTGATTCTCCTGATCGGTCTGCGGGCCGCGACCAGTCTGGGGATCCGGCAATATCCGAAACTGTCGAATACGGTGGTCAACGTCACCACCTCCTATCCCGGTGCGTCGGCCGACCTGATTCAGGGTTTTATCACGACGCCGATCGAGCAGGCCGTCGCCTCCGCCGAAGGCGTCGACTACATGACCTCGTCCTCGGTGCTCGGCACCAGCACCATCCAGGTCTACATCAAGCTGAATTTCGATCCGAACCAGGCGCTGACCGAAGTGCTCGCCAAGGTGAATTCGGTCAAATACCTGATTCCCAAGGAATCCAACGACCCCGTCGTGACCAAGACCACCGGTCAGACCACCGCCGTGATGTATCTCGGCTTCTCCTCTGAAGTGCTGTCGGGATCGGCGATATCGGACTATCTGACGCGGGTGGTTCAGCCGGTGCTCTCGACCGTCGATGGCGTTGCTTCTGCCGATATTCTGGGCGGCCAGACCTTCGCGATGCGGCTGTGGCTCGATCCCGTCCGAATGGCCGGCCGCAACGTTTCGCCGAGCGATGTTAACGCCGCGATCGTCGCCAACAACTTCCAGGCCGCCGCGGGCCAGGCCAAGGGCTTTTTCATCGTCTCCAACGTCACCGCCAATTCCGATCTGCAGAACGTCGAGCAGTTCAAGCGCATGATCGTCAAATCCAAGGACGGTGGCTTCGTGCGGATGGAGGACATCGCAACCGTCGAACTTGCGGCGCAGAGTACCGACGCCAGCGTCGCCTTCAACGGCGAGCACGCAATCTTCATCGGCGTGCAGGCAACCCCGCAGGGCAACCCGCTGACGCTGGTCAAGGGTGTCCGCGCGCTGTTTCCGGAAATGGAACGCAATCTGCCGCCGTCGATGAAGATGAAGGTGGCCTACGATTCGACCAAGTTCATTCAATCGTCGATCGACGAGGTCGAGAAGACGCTCGGCGAAGCGATCATCATCGTGGTGGTGGTGATCTTCCTGTTCCTCGCCTCGTTCCGTTCGGTGATCATCCCGGTGGTGACCATTCCACTGTCGCTGATCGGCGTCTGCACCCTGATGCTGATGGCGGGGTTTAGTTTCAACCTGCTGACGCTACTCGCAATGGTGCTGGCGATCGGTCTCGTCGTCGACGATGCCATCGTGGTCGTGGAGAACATCCACCGGCATCTGGAGGAAGGAAAACCTCCGGTGCAGGCGGCGATGCAGGGCGCGCGCGAGATCGTCGGCCCGGTCATCTCCATGACCATCACGCTCGCCGCGGTGTATGCGCCGATCGGCTTCCTCGGCGGCCTCACCGGTTCGCTGTTTCGCGAATTCGCCTTCACGCTGGCGGGCTCCGTGATCGTGTCGGGCGTGATCGCGCTGACGCTGTCGCCGATGATGTGCTCGGTGTTCCTCAAGAGCGCCGAGGAAGGAAGGTTTGCGCGGATCGTCAACAAGGTTTTTGGAGCGATGACGCGCTGGTACGGCCGGCAGCTCGATCGCTCGCTTGATTACCGCCCGATCACGGGGTTGTTCGCGCTGACCATCCTCGGGCTGGTCGGTTTCCTTTACATGCACACCTCGAAAGAGCTCGCGCCCGAGGAAGATCAGGGCATCGTGTTCTCCGTGACCAAGGCGCCGAAATACGCCAACATCGATTACATCGACTATTACGGCGAGAAGCTGGACAAGACATTCGCCGGCTTCCCCGAGACGGACCTTCGTTTCGTCCTGAACGGCATCAACGGTCCGCAAAACGGCATCGCCGGCATGCTGCTTAAGCCATGGGATGAGCGAAAGCGCTCCTCGATCGCGCTCAAGCCGCTGGTGCAGGCGCAGATCAGCAAGATCGAAGGCGTCAATGCCTTTGCCTTCAACCTGCCGCCGCTGCCCGGCGGTCCCGGCGGATTGCCGGTGCAGATGGTGATCTCCTCGACCAACGGATTCCAGTCGGTCTTCGAGCAAATGGTGAAGCTGAAGGACGCCGCGCGCAAGAGCGGGTTGTTCATCGTCTCCGACAGCGATCTCGACTTCAACCAGCCGGTGGTGCGGGTCAAGATCGACCGCTCGAAGGCGAGCGACCTCGGCATCACCATGCAGAATATCGGGGCTTCGCTGGCGACGCTGCTCGGTGGAAACTACGTGAACCGGTTCAACCTCGAGGGCCGATCGTATCAGGTCATTCCGCAGGTGCCGCGCGACAAGCGGCTGTCGCCCGAGGCGCTCGGCGGATATTATGTGCCGACGTCGAGCGGCGAGCAGATGCCACTGTCGACCGTCGTCTCGATTGAGACGGGGACCGATCCGAACGCGCTGACCCACTACAACCAGTTGAATTCGGCGACCTTCCAGGCGGTGCCGATGCCCGGCGTGACGGTGGGAACGGCGGTCGACTTCCTCGAGAGCCAGGCCAAGAACCTGCCGGCCGGGTTCAGCCACGATTACCTCGCCGATTCCCGGCAATATGTGCAGGAAGGCAACCAGCTCGCGATCACCTTTGCGTTTGCCTTGATCATCATCTTCCTGGTGCTGGCGGCGCAGTTCGAGAGCCTGCGCGATCCGCTCGTCATCATGATCAGCGTTCCCATGGCGATCGTCGGCGCCTTGATTCCGCTGTTCTTCGGCGCCGCCACGATGAACATCTATACTCAGGTCGGATTGCTCACGCTGGTCGGCTTGATCAGCAAGCACGGCATCCTGATGGTCGAGTTCGCCAACGAGCTGCAGCTCAACGAAGGCCTCGATCGGCGCTCCGCGATCGAGATGGCGGCGCGCGTCCGGTTGCGCCCGATCCTGATGACGACCGCGGCGATGGTCACCGGCCTGCTGCCGCTGTTGACCGCGACCGGCGCGGGCGCGGCGAGCCGGTTCTCGATCGGACTTGTCGTGGTTGCGGGCATGTCGATCGGGACTTTGTTTACGCTGTTCGTGCTGCCGGCGGTCTATGTGTCGATAGCTACCGATCACCGCGCAGCGGCGGAATCCGAGCGGGCCAAGGAAATCGCGGAGTTCGATCTCGGAACCAAGGCGCTGAAGCCGACCTGA
- a CDS encoding efflux RND transporter periplasmic adaptor subunit, which produces MNIVTEANISGRAITDKPRARPVRMVRWFIIVGLLLALLVGGLVGFNAFRSHMIAQFFANNKPPPSSVAIAEAKSEVVPNLLMAVGDLAAVHQVNVTSDLSGRITDIMFTAGSTVKAGSPLVQLFDGPEQGDLASFKAQATGAQLALDRAKQLAARQFGPQATADAAQATYDQAIAGIAKTQAIISQKLVRAPFDGELGVRHVEVGQYLTAGTQIVTLTDLSTLYANFTVTEKQSAQLSVGQTVRITVDAYPGRRFEGKITAIEPQISTDTRNIRVQATLDNPDHILKPGMFTTATIVLPDKPAVVTIPETAVDYTLYGDSVFLITEKKEDDGKTSLTAVRTFVRTGNRVNGRTEIVSGLKPGDRVVAVGQLKLQSGAAVAISTDEPPPIPANPPRY; this is translated from the coding sequence ATGAACATTGTGACCGAAGCCAATATCTCCGGCAGGGCGATTACCGATAAGCCGCGCGCGCGTCCGGTCCGGATGGTGCGCTGGTTCATCATCGTCGGCCTGTTGCTCGCGCTGTTGGTCGGCGGTCTGGTCGGCTTCAATGCGTTCCGCAGCCATATGATCGCGCAGTTCTTCGCGAATAATAAGCCGCCGCCGTCGTCGGTCGCGATTGCCGAGGCCAAATCGGAGGTTGTTCCGAACCTGCTGATGGCGGTCGGCGACCTCGCCGCCGTGCATCAGGTCAATGTCACCTCCGATCTCTCAGGCCGCATCACCGACATCATGTTTACCGCGGGTTCTACCGTGAAGGCCGGAAGTCCGCTGGTGCAATTATTCGACGGCCCCGAGCAGGGCGACCTCGCGAGCTTCAAGGCGCAGGCGACCGGCGCGCAGCTGGCGCTCGATCGCGCCAAGCAACTGGCGGCGCGCCAGTTCGGTCCGCAGGCGACGGCCGATGCCGCGCAGGCGACCTACGACCAGGCCATCGCCGGCATCGCCAAGACCCAGGCGATCATTTCGCAGAAGCTGGTGCGCGCGCCGTTCGACGGCGAGCTCGGTGTCCGTCACGTCGAGGTCGGCCAATATCTCACCGCGGGCACCCAGATCGTGACGTTGACCGATTTGTCGACGCTGTACGCCAATTTTACGGTGACGGAAAAACAGTCTGCACAGCTCAGTGTCGGACAGACGGTGCGCATCACGGTTGACGCCTATCCCGGCCGCAGATTCGAGGGCAAAATCACCGCGATCGAACCCCAGATCTCCACCGATACGCGCAACATCCGCGTTCAGGCCACCCTCGACAATCCCGATCACATCTTGAAGCCGGGCATGTTCACGACGGCGACGATCGTGCTGCCGGACAAGCCAGCCGTCGTCACTATTCCCGAAACGGCCGTCGACTACACGCTCTACGGAGATTCGGTGTTCCTGATCACCGAGAAGAAAGAGGATGACGGCAAGACCAGCCTGACCGCGGTTCGCACCTTCGTGCGGACCGGAAACCGGGTCAACGGGCGTACCGAAATCGTCAGTGGATTGAAGCCCGGCGATCGCGTGGTCGCCGTGGGCCAACTCAAGCTGCAATCGGGAGCGGCAGTGGCGATCTCAACCGATGAGCCGCCGCCGATTCCGGCTAATCCACCGCGTTACTAA
- a CDS encoding TetR/AcrR family transcriptional regulator codes for MSTLRMTSDLRRQLILSAAKRCFARHGFAGTTTKSVAAAASISEGLLFKHFPSKSALYAEILSEECEADPALHRLLGLEPSTETLVTLIRGMVRHFTELSEAPDQEEAQRLRLMMTSHLDDGEFARLIYDKIGHLIGQMFTASLERAVAAGDAAPLGRDPMNLFWFAHHTVLMTALARLPSVPCLTYGAPAKLERQVCEFILRGIGLNETVIASHLDRELSPVWGQPATAESA; via the coding sequence ATGAGCACCCTGCGCATGACCAGCGATTTAAGGCGGCAATTGATCCTGAGCGCCGCCAAGCGGTGCTTTGCGCGCCATGGCTTTGCGGGGACCACGACCAAGAGCGTCGCGGCGGCGGCCTCGATCTCGGAAGGATTGCTGTTCAAGCACTTCCCGTCGAAATCGGCGCTGTATGCGGAAATCCTCTCCGAAGAGTGCGAGGCCGATCCCGCGCTGCATCGACTATTGGGGCTGGAGCCATCGACCGAGACGCTTGTCACGCTGATTCGCGGGATGGTCCGCCATTTCACCGAATTGTCGGAGGCACCTGATCAGGAAGAGGCCCAGCGTCTCAGGCTGATGATGACGAGCCACCTCGACGATGGGGAGTTCGCGCGGCTGATTTACGACAAGATCGGCCATCTGATTGGACAGATGTTCACCGCCTCGCTCGAGCGCGCGGTGGCGGCGGGGGACGCTGCGCCGCTCGGACGCGACCCGATGAACCTGTTCTGGTTTGCGCATCATACCGTTTTGATGACCGCGCTGGCGCGGCTGCCGTCGGTGCCATGTCTGACCTATGGCGCCCCGGCCAAGCTCGAACGGCAAGTGTGCGAATTCATTCTCCGCGGAATTGGCCTTAACGAAACCGTGATTGCCTCCCATCTGGACCGGGAACTGTCGCCGGTCTGGGGGCAGCCGGCAACTGCAGAAAGTGCCTGA
- a CDS encoding thiamine pyrophosphate-dependent enzyme — translation MSKANLLDRRSVVASLLAERKEAIVVGGLGASTYDIAAAGDHDRNFYLWGAMGGAVMIGLGVALAQPELPVVVITGDGEMLMGIGSLATVGLQKPKNLTIVVLDNEVYGETGGQASHTAATVDLVGVARSCGIADARAISTMAEIEAYALSMQDLTGPRFASIKIDSANLERVLSSRDGQYTVTRIRGALGFGPI, via the coding sequence ATGAGCAAGGCAAATCTTCTCGACCGGCGCAGCGTCGTCGCAAGCCTGTTGGCGGAGCGCAAGGAGGCCATCGTGGTCGGCGGGCTCGGCGCCTCGACCTACGACATTGCGGCCGCCGGCGACCACGACCGCAACTTTTACCTGTGGGGCGCCATGGGGGGCGCGGTCATGATCGGGCTCGGCGTCGCGCTGGCGCAGCCCGAGCTACCGGTAGTGGTGATCACCGGCGATGGCGAGATGCTGATGGGGATCGGGAGCCTTGCGACCGTCGGCCTGCAAAAGCCCAAAAACTTAACCATCGTGGTGCTGGACAATGAGGTCTATGGCGAGACCGGCGGGCAGGCGAGCCACACCGCCGCGACCGTCGACCTCGTCGGCGTCGCCCGATCCTGCGGGATCGCGGACGCCCGCGCGATTTCGACCATGGCTGAGATCGAGGCCTATGCGCTGTCCATGCAGGACCTCACCGGGCCGCGCTTTGCCAGTATCAAGATCGACAGCGCCAATCTGGAGCGCGTGCTCTCCAGCCGCGACGGCCAGTACACGGTTACCCGTATCCGCGGCGCGCTCGGCTTTGGGCCGATCTAG
- a CDS encoding thiamine pyrophosphate-binding protein, whose amino-acid sequence MHARTEAAAEMAETASSWPEEIFAILQRFDVRQVPYVPDAGHSQLIDRVLGAPAMRAVPLTTEEEGVALLAGAWAGGQRGVLLMQSSGVGNCVNMLSLTQIFRFPFLTLVTMRGEWGEFNPWQVPMGSSTSGVFELSGIKVLRASHASEVREVVEAAAGQAYNACTPTAVLLSQRLIGAKVFTK is encoded by the coding sequence ATGCACGCCCGAACCGAAGCCGCAGCGGAAATGGCCGAAACTGCCTCTTCCTGGCCGGAGGAGATCTTTGCGATATTGCAGCGCTTCGATGTCCGCCAGGTGCCTTACGTGCCGGATGCCGGGCATTCGCAATTGATCGACCGCGTGCTGGGGGCGCCCGCGATGCGCGCGGTGCCGCTGACGACGGAAGAAGAGGGCGTGGCGCTACTCGCCGGCGCCTGGGCCGGCGGCCAGCGCGGCGTGCTGCTGATGCAGTCGAGTGGCGTCGGCAATTGTGTGAACATGCTGTCGCTGACCCAGATTTTCCGCTTTCCGTTCCTCACTTTGGTGACGATGCGCGGCGAGTGGGGCGAATTCAATCCCTGGCAGGTGCCAATGGGTTCGAGCACATCAGGCGTTTTCGAATTGTCGGGGATAAAAGTGTTGCGGGCTTCCCACGCGAGCGAAGTGCGCGAGGTGGTCGAGGCCGCCGCCGGCCAGGCCTACAATGCCTGCACGCCGACCGCCGTGCTGTTGTCGCAGCGCCTGATCGGGGCAAAGGTTTTTACCAAATGA
- a CDS encoding cytochrome P450, which translates to MTANARELAKSFDLERLTGEFYADPYPIYRALREHEPVKLMPNGAYFLTRYDDLVSAYKNTKIFSSDKKREFLPKYGTSLLYEHHTTSLVFNDPPAHTRVRRLIMGALSPRAIAEMEPYLIALVDRLLDGIAAKGEFELIGDFASAIPVEVIGNLLDVPHDEREPLRDWSLAILGALEPVISAEVFARGNKAVEDFLLYLEVLVERRRAKPGNPERDVLTRLLQGEDNGERLTAKELLHNCIFLLNAGHETTTNLIGNGLVALSQNPAQKNRLIEHPDLIKTAVEEILRFESSNQLGNRMTTAQVELGGVTLATGTPVTLCIGAANRDPAQFPDPETLDIGRTPNRHLAFATGAHQCAGMALARLEGAIAISRFLARFPNYALNGEPVRGGRVRFRGFLSVPCITA; encoded by the coding sequence ATGACTGCGAACGCACGAGAGCTGGCGAAGAGTTTCGACCTCGAGAGACTGACGGGCGAATTTTACGCCGACCCCTACCCGATCTATCGTGCACTGCGGGAGCACGAGCCGGTCAAGCTGATGCCCAACGGCGCCTACTTCCTGACGCGCTATGACGATCTGGTCTCTGCCTACAAGAACACGAAGATTTTCTCATCCGACAAGAAACGGGAGTTCTTGCCGAAATACGGCACATCGCTCCTCTACGAACATCACACCACGAGCCTCGTCTTCAACGACCCGCCGGCGCACACCCGCGTGCGGCGCTTGATCATGGGCGCGCTGTCGCCGCGCGCCATCGCCGAGATGGAGCCCTATCTGATCGCGCTGGTCGACCGCCTGCTCGATGGCATCGCCGCGAAGGGCGAGTTTGAGCTGATCGGCGATTTCGCTTCCGCGATCCCCGTCGAGGTGATCGGCAATCTGCTCGATGTGCCGCACGACGAGCGCGAGCCCTTGCGCGACTGGTCGCTGGCTATACTTGGCGCGCTTGAACCGGTCATCAGCGCCGAGGTGTTTGCGCGCGGCAACAAGGCCGTGGAAGATTTCCTCCTTTATCTCGAAGTCCTGGTCGAACGGCGTCGCGCAAAACCCGGCAACCCCGAACGCGACGTGCTGACGCGTCTGCTTCAGGGCGAGGATAATGGCGAGCGGTTGACGGCGAAGGAACTGCTGCACAATTGCATCTTTCTCCTGAACGCCGGCCACGAGACCACCACCAATCTGATCGGCAACGGGCTGGTGGCGTTGTCGCAAAACCCCGCGCAGAAAAACCGGCTGATCGAACATCCCGATCTGATCAAGACCGCGGTCGAGGAAATCCTGCGGTTTGAAAGTTCGAACCAGCTCGGCAACCGCATGACGACGGCGCAAGTCGAGCTCGGCGGCGTCACGCTTGCCACCGGCACGCCGGTGACGCTGTGCATTGGGGCTGCGAACCGCGATCCCGCCCAATTCCCTGACCCGGAAACGCTCGACATCGGCCGCACGCCGAACCGGCATCTGGCGTTCGCCACCGGCGCGCATCAATGCGCCGGCATGGCGCTGGCGCGGCTCGAAGGCGCCATCGCGATTTCGCGATTTCTGGCGCGGTTTCCGAATTACGCGCTGAACGGAGAGCCGGTGCGCGGCGGCCGCGTCCGCTTCCGCGGATTTTTGAGCGTGCCGTGTATTACTGCGTAG